The DNA region GCCCATTGACACAGATCTGCACCATATGACTGACAGTCAACAGCTGCCTTGCGTTTGGCTGGTGCTTTATACAGATACTATTAATACAGCCTCTTAATGTcataaaacaaacagataaacatAGATGGCATACTTTTACACCTTCAAGTGAAATATGCTTGTATGTGCACAATCACACTTCTATGCACTTTAATAAATGTCCATGGCATAAGAGAgagaacatacagtgcatccggaaagtattcacagcgcttcactttttccacattttgttatgttacagccttattccaacatggattaaattcattattttcctcaaaattctacaaacaataccccataatgacaatgtgaaagaagttggtttgaaatctttgcaaatttattaaaaagaaaaaaagaaaaaaaatcacatgtacataagtatttacagcctttgctcaatactttgttgaagcacctttggcaccaattacagcctcaagtctttttgactatgatgctacaagcttggcacacctatttttgggcagtttctcccattcttctttgcaggacccctcaagctccatcaggttggatggggagcattggtgcacagccattttcagatctctccagagatgttcaatcaggttcaagtctgggctctggctgggccactcaaggacattcacagagttgttctggagccactcctttgttatcttggctgtgtgcttagggtcgttgtcctgttggaagatgaaccttcaccccagtctgaggtccagagtgctctggagcaggttttgatcaaggatgtctctgtacattgctgcattcatctttccctcgatcctgactagtctcccagttcctgccgctgaaaaacatccccacagcatgatgctgccaccaccatgcttcactgtagggatggtattggccaggtgatgagcggtgcctggtttcctccaggcatgatgcttgccattcaggccaaagagttcaatctttgtttctcatggtctgagagttcttcaggtgccttttggcaaactccaggcgggctgtcatgtgccttttactgaggagtggcttccgtctggccacactaccatacaggcctgattggtggagtgctgcagagatggttgttcttctggaagtttctcctctctccacagagaaacgctggagctctgtcagagtgaccatcgggttcttggtcacctccctgactaaggcccttctcccccgatcactcagtttggccgggtggccagctctaggaagagtcctggtggttccaaacttcttccatttacggatgatgaaggccactgtgctcagTGGGactttcaatgctgcagaaatgtttctgcatccttccccagatctgtgcctcgatacaatcctgtctcggaggtctacagacaattccttggacttcatggcttggtttgtgctctgacatgcactgttaactgtgggacctttatatagacaggtgtgtgcctttccaaatcatgtccaatcaactgaatttaccacaggtggactccaatcaagttgtagaaacatctcaaggatgatcagtggaaacaggatgcaactgagctcaattttgagtgtcatggtaaaggctgtgaatacttatgtacatgtgattttttttttcattttttatttttaataaatttgcaatgatttcaaacaaaattctttcacattgtcattatggggtattgtttgtagaattttgaggaaaataatgaatttaatccattttggaataaggctgtaacataacaaaatgtggaaaaagtgaagcgctgtgaatactttctggatgcactgtattaacAGTTCAGTTGCAATATAATTTTGTCAAATCCTTCGTGTCTTTGCATGTTGCCAGGTGCAATGCAAGACTATCCACTGTGTATGCAAGCAGAAAAGAGTCTCCTTCAGGTGTTACATTCTTTCCTCACCAAAAAACACCTACACATCTGTCTTGGATCAAATGACTTTTTGACATTTGCTCCTTTGCGCTCTTTGCTTAACAGATAATATTTAAATTTACtatttaaatactgtatttaaatgcACAGTTATTATTTCAGATTTTTGCTAAATGCTCACTGTGGTCAACAACCAATTTGCCATCTTGTCATCCAAACTCCAGACATCAGGTTAGCAAGCAAGCTCTGCAATGCCAATgctatgggtttgattcccagggaaaacTCATACTGAAAAAATGTGTACCTTGTGAACCATctttggacaaaagtgttttcCAAATGAACTCTTGTCAATACAATGCATTGGTTTAAAAGAATTAACAGGCTGCAGTCTTTCTCCAGCTAGGGCATTAGCACACATCTACTCAGTGTCACTCTGTAGTGCATTATTCACGGTATCATTTACTGTTGGCGGAACTTATGAACATGATCCATACAGGCCCCATTTGCAGTTTACATATCTGCACTTATTTAAGACAAGACATTATTGTGGACCAAAACACTGTTATTTCAAATAGATTGACTTGAAACGTACCAGACAAGGCTAAAGACAAAGTCAGTTATCAAAGTATTCAACTAAGATGCACAGAGTAGGTTGTTTCCTATGCAGTTTTCTGCACATTTGCGCAGCCCAGGAAAAAGCTTAACACTCACTGACATCTCTGCCCTATTTAGCCCCAGCAAGTGCCAGTGTCTATGATGAAACGTGATTCCCCACCAGTCCCAGAGGTAGGCAAGTGTCAAGGAAAGAAGATCAGTGGAGATGCTTGGCATACTTTCCACCATCATGTAGAGTTGGTTCACCCATTTCAAAAGCACTAGTGTGCCTAAGAGAGAGCGCATAGCCTAGAATTTACTACGGATTGAGAATCACAACAAGGTGTTATATAAAAGGCACCAGGCGAAACAAAGGACGTGAATGAGGGAAGGAATCCCTGGAGGTAAACAATGTCAGAGAAAACAGAGGAAGCCACTACGAGGAAGCCCTCAGCAAACAAGAGTATTAAAAAGCTGCGTGCTATAAGCATGGTGTGCAGCCTGACTCGGAGCTGGCAGCAGTGGGTGAGCGAAAATGAAGAGAAGCAGTCCAGTGAACCCAGCGGGTGGGCCCCTGGTTACCCTGAAGATCCTAAAGATTCAAAAAAGGAGGCAGCCAAAAACAGACTCTCTCAGAAGTCTCTCCCCAACCAGGAGGATGTGGAGGCCCCTGGCCAGTCACGCATCAGAACCACCCAAATGGTAAAAACGGTGACAAGGGATGTCCAGGAGAGAAGTGCAGGCATTGAGTTTTTGACCAAACGTATCTGTAATGACCCATCCACAGATGAACTAGACAAGATTCTGAGTAAAAAAGGGACACCTACACGCCGCAGGAAGTGCTCCAACATGGTTTCGGAGCTGACACGAGGATGGAAGGAAATGGAAAAGGAGAAAAAGCAGGCTAAGGAGGGTAGTAAGTATAATGAGTTTCCCGAAGCTGAAGAGAGAGCCCTGCAGCTAGGAACCAACCAGGAGGATACCGCGAATGATAGAACAAAGGAAAATACAGAGTCGTCCGCAGTAAGGATCAAAAGAGCCTCTGTACTTGGGTGAGTTATGTTCTCCCAGCACACTAAATTAAGGTCAGAAGCTGAAAGTGTTTTTAAGGAGAAGTACTAATGCAGATctgttaagggatagttcacccaaaaatgaaaattcagtcatcatttattcacctttacGTTGTTCAAAACCTTTATGactccatggaactcaaaaggaatTAGGCAGAAttgcactttcattgtatggaaaacatgtcaatttgacgtaattttcatttttgggtgaactatcgttTGAAGTGTGTAGCTTCAGGTAGGTCAGGTACAAAGTTAATTTGTATGTTAGTACAGAATGTTAGTTTGTCATGGTAATAAAAGATAGATAGACTGTCTTAAATCGATCTATTAATAAGTAGTGCTGTGCTGTTTTACTCAAGCACTTTAAATAACAACTTTATGTCTGTGTACAAATGAAAATGCCATATGTGTGTGGTCCCGATGATGATAACTAATCTACCATATACTGCATTATCCATTCATATATTCCTTCAAAGTATTATAGACCTAAAAActttaaaggtgcgctcagtaattacttccccattaaaaaagttttagtcctaaagaaattaattgtacatttgaaacatatatataaaatcattccCACTCAAATGGGATGAggactcaagtcatatcagtaaccttataaaagctgttttattttacatggggcaggggcaccctcatgggtgctgccattttagaatttcatgaccagctgaatactactcgcttaatctcagtaaccttcttgttattggacactttcactcttggattaaattaatcatggttgactgagaatagtgaatttctacaatggcatctgtaactgaaaattgttgattttgaatgatgctgcatccacaccactaggtgtcactgtaagtccaagatgacataagtaaaaagttactgagtgcacctttaaagtaacaTTATTTAAGACCATTTATTTTAagggatatttcactcaaaatgaaagttctcacttcatttactcaccccctcatgccatccgagatgtgtatggctttctttctcctgcagaatacaaaggaagattttaaaaggatatttcagctctgttgctcctcacaatgcaagtgaatggtgaccagaactcaaaagGCTGTATAAACGTAATCCACAAGAatatagtggttaaatccatatcttctgaagcgatatgatagatgtgggtgagaaacagatcaatattaaagtcctttttcaaatgtaaaaaaattaaaaaaaataaaaaataaaaaataattacacctAAAAAActacacttttactttcacttccacatgctGGTGTGACTTTTTCACAGTCTGCCACCTACTGGCTGGGGGTGGTCAATTgtagagattgatagtaaaaaaggacttaaatattgatctgtttctcagccacacctatcatattgcttcagaagatatggatttaaccactggagtcatatggaatacttttatgcctcctttatgtcattGTTGGacattctgagttctggtcaccattcacttgcattgtgaggaccaacagagctgaaatattcttctaaaaatctttgtttgtgttctgctgaagaaagaatgtcatacacatctgggatggcttgagggtgagtaaatgatgagagaattttcattttttagtgaactatccctttaagacaaataTGCACATTTTTTAACTGTCTAATATTGTCAGTGTTGGTTAGTAATGGACTTTAGGAATGGACTTCATGTAATCTGGACTACATAATCAGATTATAAACTTGtaatagattagaatagattgcattacattttaaatgtttgtaatcagCTAATAGttagttttatggattacatgattacatatggaTTACATTATCTATCACTCTCTTTATCTATCATATTATCTGTCTTGACTTTAAAAGAGGCTAATTGATTCAATGtatacttacagtatgtttaataAATGGATTGCAAATTGGTTCTTTCATCAAAGTATAcagaatttaatgttttaaatatttaatatttataaaaacattaacTGAAACATGCAATAAGCAATCCACACATAATCAGCATCAAACATTACCTAAAAAGTGTTATCTAAAAGACTATATGTAAATTATTGATTACAgttttagttgtgtaatttgtaatcagtaccagattacatttcagaagtaatataCCCAACACAGCAAGTTGCATAGTTTTATAAATCATATCTCTTTTGCTAATGTCTTAGGAGCAAGAAGGATGTAGAAGATGCCAACAAAATAAATGCCTTGTCCAAAAAGTACAGCGCTGTGGGCAACCTAAAAAATTGCTGGCAAAACTGGGCATCCAAGCATTCCATTAATCAGAAGCTGAACCCCTTCAGCGAAGACTTTGATTATGAGTACTCCATGTCAACACGGCTGCAGAAGGGTGAGGAGGGCTACGGGCGGCCCAAAGAGGGCAGTAAGACAGCTGAGAGGGCTAGACGTGCAGAAGCGCACATCCATCGTGAGATCGACGACATGTGCTACATCATAAGGACTATGGCAGACCCAGATCCAGATGGTTACACTCGAGTGACCTTTGGCGAGCTGTTTGACAGATATGTGCGAATCTCTGATAAAGTGGTGGGTATTCTAATGAGGGCCAGGAAGCATAGAAAGGTGGACTTTGAAAGGGAAATGCTGTGGCAGGGCCAGGATGATGGTGTCATTATCACTCTGTTAGTATGACATAAGACATGAAGTCATTCACTCTGGACTCAAAATGAAAGATTTTGCTGCTATAGATGACATGTAGAAAGGTAAAACAATTATTACCACAGTtctgtgtgtttatatgtatTGTCATATACTATatgaattaaagctgaagtgtgtaatgtctgtgccattaacaTCACAAAGCTGACTTGTAAAATTTGATTGCTTTTGAACAGGTTTACCAGAAACTCACAGATGGTGCAGACCTATAGTGGTTGAGCCAAAATTACTGTGTCAAGATGCTCAAAGAAACTGAGCAATGTCTGATAGTGTCACAGagcaacagtgtttacacttctCTGTGAATTCAACatacaaatgacttactcatagttgtctctgcatattaagctgggataggagaaagtattttaacataataaaagaaaacacacttcacctttatggTTTGTTTAATTACAGACTGAGTTTTCTGAGTTGCCTCAGCTCTTCCGTGTTTTTGCagtatgtttaatttatttaagtgTATACATCTATAAAGATTTGTTACATTGCTGACAAATTTGAATAATCTCCTGTAAATAAGCAAATGATAATGACAGATTTGGCTTTTCCCCCCTAACTTTTCACAAAGGCAATAGAATTTAGGGCCTGAAGGTCTGTATTTGTAGTAATTTGTGTATCCATAAGAGGGAGCAGTAACACTAAAATCAGCTTTAAAAGCTTTCTCTGAGATATCCATTTACAGATGTGTTATGTGTTTTGAGAATTTAGAAATGTAAtggatttaataataaaaaaaag from Myxocyprinus asiaticus isolate MX2 ecotype Aquarium Trade chromosome 30, UBuf_Myxa_2, whole genome shotgun sequence includes:
- the LOC127420634 gene encoding actin-binding Rho-activating protein-like, giving the protein MSEKTEEATTRKPSANKSIKKLRAISMVCSLTRSWQQWVSENEEKQSSEPSGWAPGYPEDPKDSKKEAAKNRLSQKSLPNQEDVEAPGQSRIRTTQMVKTVTRDVQERSAGIEFLTKRICNDPSTDELDKILSKKGTPTRRRKCSNMVSELTRGWKEMEKEKKQAKEGSKYNEFPEAEERALQLGTNQEDTANDRTKENTESSAVRIKRASVLGSKKDVEDANKINALSKKYSAVGNLKNCWQNWASKHSINQKLNPFSEDFDYEYSMSTRLQKGEEGYGRPKEGSKTAERARRAEAHIHREIDDMCYIIRTMADPDPDGYTRVTFGELFDRYVRISDKVVGILMRARKHRKVDFEREMLWQGQDDGVIITLLV